One stretch of Burkholderia oklahomensis C6786 DNA includes these proteins:
- a CDS encoding flavin reductase family protein, whose product MDSHIAAVELKKAHRLINHGPTVLVSARHDGVDNVMAAAWACALDFSPPKLTVVLDKATKTRELIEKSGRFVVQVPTAAQLQLTHEIGSHSLSSQPDKLRRADAELFAIDGHDVPFVAGCSAWLACRLIPEPHNQQAYDLFIGEVVAAWSDTRAFKDGHWNFERADPAWRSLHHIAGGHFYAIGEPLSVREAGKQDVEEAL is encoded by the coding sequence ATGGACAGTCATATCGCGGCGGTCGAGCTGAAAAAGGCTCACCGACTCATCAATCACGGTCCGACCGTGCTCGTGTCCGCCCGCCACGACGGCGTGGACAACGTGATGGCGGCGGCGTGGGCGTGCGCGCTGGATTTCTCGCCGCCGAAGCTGACGGTGGTGCTCGACAAGGCGACGAAGACGCGCGAACTCATCGAGAAGAGCGGACGCTTCGTCGTCCAGGTGCCGACGGCGGCGCAGTTGCAGCTCACGCACGAGATCGGCAGCCATAGCCTGTCGAGCCAGCCGGACAAGCTGCGGCGCGCCGACGCGGAACTGTTCGCGATCGACGGCCACGATGTGCCGTTCGTCGCGGGCTGCTCGGCCTGGCTCGCGTGCAGGCTCATTCCGGAGCCGCACAATCAGCAGGCCTACGATCTGTTCATCGGCGAGGTCGTCGCCGCGTGGTCCGATACGCGGGCGTTCAAGGACGGACACTGGAATTTCGAGCGTGCCGACCCGGCGTGGCGGAGCCTGCATCACATCGCGGGCGGCCACTTCTACGCGATCGGCGAGCCGCTCTCGGTCCGCGAGGCCGGCAAGCAGGACGTCGAAGAAGCGCTGTAA
- a CDS encoding DUF3331 domain-containing protein, whose translation MSAVAAVRRRAPAVRHWERRTGSSIEVSWCDPASANYGGQIWTKGVARRRCICALSGSTIESGDVIYRPKYTRGNIPANADQAILAAALDSSA comes from the coding sequence ATCTCGGCAGTCGCCGCGGTTCGACGTCGCGCGCCGGCGGTCCGCCATTGGGAACGGCGGACGGGGAGCTCGATCGAGGTCTCGTGGTGCGATCCGGCCTCCGCGAACTACGGCGGGCAGATCTGGACGAAAGGCGTCGCGCGCCGGCGCTGCATCTGCGCGTTGTCCGGCTCGACGATCGAATCGGGCGACGTGATCTATCGGCCGAAGTACACGCGCGGGAACATTCCGGCCAACGCCGATCAGGCGATTCTCGCCGCGGCGCTCGATTCGTCGGCGTGA
- a CDS encoding c-type cytochrome, which yields MMRRPLILVCAGIAVIGALAAGYLMWEPAIAPVERPAASSFDPVLRQEGARVVALGDCVVCHTANDGRPFAGGRPLATPFGTIFATNITPDPETGIGAWSIDAFARAMRHGVSRDGHLLYPAFPYVHFTRMTDREILAAYAYLMNREPVKATAPANRLMFPLNFRPLVAFWNVLFLRPGTLAADASKNAEWNRGRHLVEGLGHCAACHSPLNAIGGEQSGHAFDGGLVDGWDAPALNRLTDAVRPWTRDALVTYLGSGRSSEHGAAAGPMLPVTRELATLPREDVDAIAIYLLSLQKPRTGDAPSAVPVGARSMTEPERRGATIFAASCAQCHGPEAPMQSIGERPSLALGAAVNAETPRNLAQMIIGGITWEGERAVNYMPPFGDVYSDEQIADLAQYVRAAYSSRGPWAGVDATVSALRKENASR from the coding sequence ATGATGCGCCGACCCCTGATCCTCGTTTGCGCGGGCATCGCCGTCATCGGCGCGCTGGCGGCCGGCTACCTGATGTGGGAGCCCGCGATCGCGCCGGTCGAGCGGCCTGCCGCATCGTCATTCGACCCCGTGCTCAGGCAGGAAGGCGCGCGCGTCGTCGCGCTCGGCGATTGCGTCGTCTGCCACACCGCGAACGACGGCCGGCCGTTCGCCGGCGGCCGCCCGCTCGCGACGCCGTTCGGCACGATCTTCGCGACCAACATTACCCCGGACCCCGAAACCGGCATCGGCGCGTGGTCGATCGACGCATTCGCGCGCGCGATGCGCCACGGCGTCTCGCGTGACGGACATCTGCTCTATCCCGCGTTTCCGTACGTTCATTTCACGCGGATGACGGACCGCGAGATCCTCGCCGCCTACGCGTACTTGATGAACCGCGAGCCGGTGAAGGCGACCGCGCCCGCGAACCGGCTCATGTTCCCGCTGAATTTCCGTCCGCTCGTGGCGTTCTGGAACGTGCTGTTCCTGCGTCCCGGCACGCTCGCGGCGGATGCGTCGAAGAACGCCGAGTGGAATCGCGGCCGTCATCTCGTCGAAGGCCTCGGGCATTGCGCCGCGTGTCACTCGCCGCTCAACGCGATCGGCGGCGAGCAGTCCGGCCACGCATTCGACGGCGGCCTCGTCGACGGCTGGGACGCGCCCGCGCTCAACCGGCTGACTGACGCGGTGCGCCCCTGGACGCGGGACGCGCTCGTGACCTATCTGGGTAGCGGGCGCTCGAGCGAGCACGGCGCCGCGGCGGGCCCGATGCTGCCAGTCACGCGCGAGCTGGCGACGCTGCCGCGCGAGGACGTCGACGCGATCGCGATCTATCTGCTGTCGCTGCAAAAACCGCGGACCGGCGACGCGCCGTCCGCGGTCCCCGTCGGCGCCCGGTCGATGACGGAGCCGGAACGGCGCGGCGCGACGATCTTTGCCGCATCGTGCGCGCAGTGCCATGGCCCGGAAGCGCCGATGCAATCGATCGGCGAACGCCCGAGCCTCGCGCTCGGCGCCGCGGTCAACGCGGAAACGCCCCGCAATCTCGCGCAGATGATCATCGGCGGCATCACGTGGGAAGGCGAACGGGCCGTCAACTACATGCCGCCGTTCGGCGACGTCTACAGCGACGAGCAGATCGCCGATCTCGCGCAATACGTGCGCGCCGCCTATTCGAGCCGCGGGCCGTGGGCGGGCGTCGATGCGACGGTATCGGCGCTCAGGAAGGAGAACGCATCCCGATGA
- a CDS encoding NAD(P)H-binding protein, with amino-acid sequence MKLLLVGSTGLVGRHVLDLALADPRVDRVVALARRALPAHPKLQAPRIDFDHLPEDAAWWQADAVICTLGTTMRAAGSQAAFRRVDHDYPLAVARIARQHGTPTYVLNSAVGADASSRFFYNRVKGELERDLAGLGFASLTAVRPGLIGGRRDEFRVGERAAVCALTLFGPLLPRGWRLNPAPRIARALIEAALNPQPGTHVVASDRLT; translated from the coding sequence ATGAAGCTGCTTCTCGTCGGATCGACCGGGCTCGTCGGCCGCCACGTGCTCGACCTGGCGCTTGCCGATCCCCGCGTCGACAGGGTGGTGGCGCTCGCGCGCCGCGCGTTGCCTGCGCATCCGAAGCTGCAGGCTCCGCGCATCGACTTCGATCACCTGCCCGAAGACGCAGCGTGGTGGCAAGCGGACGCGGTGATCTGCACGCTCGGCACCACGATGCGGGCGGCCGGCTCCCAAGCGGCGTTCCGGCGGGTCGACCACGACTATCCGCTTGCCGTCGCGCGCATCGCCCGGCAACACGGTACGCCGACCTACGTGCTCAATTCGGCCGTCGGCGCGGACGCATCGTCGCGCTTCTTCTACAACCGCGTGAAGGGCGAACTGGAGCGGGATCTGGCCGGTCTCGGGTTCGCGTCGCTGACGGCGGTGCGGCCGGGCCTGATCGGCGGGCGCCGTGACGAGTTTCGCGTCGGCGAACGGGCCGCGGTGTGCGCGCTGACGCTGTTCGGACCGCTGCTGCCGCGCGGCTGGCGGCTCAACCCGGCGCCCCGGATTGCCCGCGCGCTGATCGAGGCGGCGCTGAATCCGCAGCCGGGCACGCATGTCGTTGCGTCCGATCGTCTGACCTGA
- a CDS encoding alginate export family protein, whose product MTMRRASALCCWALMSLLAAARAHAADAPAAAPAAAPAPSDAPSDAPCTKTRPAILFNRWQEDWSALADPCVPRRPLDALKYAPLFGRGDSYLSLGAVLRERLEVNDAPLFGIGRAHGDTYVLQRAQVHADLRIAGHVQVFVQLEDARTFGKDNVGPVDRNRLDLRQAFLTYVDAIGPGVFKARIGRQEMAFDLQRFVSVRDGPNVRQAFDGIWADWEQGPWRFIGYATQPVQYRDDEAFDDVSSRNLTFSGVRVERQGVGPGDLSAYYSRYNRTQAQFLDGAGAEHRDVFDVRYAGKKQHVDWDVEGMYQSGRVGAQRIEAWAVGSLAGYTFADMRWTPRVGLQIDAASGDRHPHDGRIETFNPLFPNGYYFALAGYTGYTNLIHVKPSITLKPSNALTLLAAVGLQWRATTADAVYAQGAAPVPGTAGRGGKWTGFYTQLRADWAVTPNLAAALEMVHFQVGDAIRAAGGRNADYVGAELKFGW is encoded by the coding sequence ATGACGATGCGCCGTGCTTCCGCGCTCTGCTGCTGGGCGTTGATGTCGCTGCTCGCCGCGGCCCGCGCGCACGCGGCGGACGCGCCCGCCGCCGCGCCCGCCGCCGCGCCCGCGCCGTCGGACGCGCCGTCGGACGCGCCGTGCACGAAGACTCGTCCGGCGATCCTGTTCAACCGCTGGCAGGAAGACTGGTCGGCGCTCGCGGATCCGTGCGTGCCGCGCCGGCCGCTCGATGCGCTGAAGTACGCGCCGCTTTTCGGCCGCGGCGACTCGTATCTGTCGCTCGGCGCGGTGCTGCGCGAGCGGCTCGAGGTGAACGACGCGCCGCTCTTCGGCATCGGCCGCGCGCACGGCGACACCTATGTGCTGCAGCGCGCGCAGGTGCATGCCGACTTGCGCATCGCCGGACACGTCCAGGTGTTCGTGCAGCTCGAGGATGCGCGCACGTTCGGCAAGGACAACGTCGGCCCTGTCGATCGCAATCGCCTGGATCTGCGTCAGGCATTCTTGACCTACGTCGACGCGATCGGGCCGGGCGTGTTCAAGGCGCGGATCGGCCGGCAGGAAATGGCGTTCGACTTGCAGCGCTTCGTGTCGGTACGCGACGGCCCGAACGTGCGTCAGGCGTTCGACGGCATCTGGGCCGATTGGGAGCAGGGGCCGTGGCGCTTCATCGGCTATGCGACGCAGCCCGTTCAGTATCGCGACGACGAAGCGTTCGACGACGTGTCGAGCCGCAACCTCACGTTCAGCGGCGTGCGCGTCGAGCGTCAGGGCGTGGGGCCGGGCGACCTGTCCGCGTATTACTCGCGGTACAACCGGACGCAGGCGCAGTTTCTCGACGGCGCGGGCGCCGAGCATCGGGACGTGTTCGACGTCCGGTACGCGGGCAAGAAGCAGCATGTCGACTGGGACGTCGAGGGCATGTATCAGTCGGGGCGCGTCGGCGCGCAGCGCATCGAAGCATGGGCGGTCGGCTCCCTCGCCGGCTATACGTTCGCCGACATGCGCTGGACGCCGCGGGTCGGCTTGCAGATCGACGCGGCGTCGGGCGACCGGCATCCGCACGACGGCCGGATCGAGACGTTCAATCCGCTGTTTCCGAACGGCTACTACTTCGCGCTCGCCGGCTATACCGGCTATACAAACCTGATTCATGTGAAGCCTTCGATCACGTTGAAGCCGAGCAATGCGCTCACGCTGCTCGCGGCGGTCGGATTGCAGTGGCGCGCGACGACGGCCGATGCGGTCTACGCGCAAGGCGCGGCGCCCGTGCCCGGTACGGCGGGCCGGGGCGGCAAGTGGACCGGCTTCTATACGCAACTGCGCGCGGACTGGGCGGTCACGCCGAATCTGGCGGCGGCGCTCGAGATGGTGCATTTCCAGGTCGGCGACGCGATTCGCGCGGCGGGCGGACGTAATGCCGATTACGTCGGCGCGGAGTTGAAATTCGGCTGGTAG
- a CDS encoding pyridoxal phosphate-dependent decarboxylase family protein, translated as MDAKLSHDLEHIEAVLERTLDHALDALGRIEDRPAALAPPPATPSPLPERGVGFDAALDDFAARWAPGFSGSAGARYLGFVTGGATPAAIAGDWLTSIYDQNPTAGIDSTAPDLERETVARLRELFGLSDAQQGVLVSGATMSNLVGLAIGREWLGERCDPPVDVAEDGVGKLPTIDVLSGAPHSSIYKALSVLGIGRRAVRKIPTLKDREAVDVAALEAALRRLDGKPAIVVANAGTVNTVDYDTLPAIAALKSRYPFWLHVDAAFGAFAALSPEHASLTHGLDDADSICIDLHKWLNVPYDAAVQFSRRRDLQVRVFQNSAAYLGVPADNPDFVHLTPENSRRLRALSTWFALAAYGRDGHAEIVRRNIALARRLGRLIDEQPGLTLLAPTRLNVVCFTLAEQPDEARVNAYMRAVRDLGDAFITTTVYAGTWGLRAAFSNWRTDEDDVDRVFRSLVRALG; from the coding sequence ATGGATGCCAAACTCTCGCACGACCTCGAGCACATCGAAGCGGTGCTCGAGCGCACGCTCGACCACGCGCTCGACGCGCTCGGCCGCATCGAAGACCGGCCCGCGGCGCTGGCGCCGCCTCCCGCGACGCCGTCGCCGCTCCCCGAACGCGGCGTCGGCTTCGATGCGGCGCTCGACGATTTCGCGGCGCGCTGGGCGCCGGGATTTTCCGGCAGCGCCGGCGCGCGCTACCTCGGCTTCGTGACGGGCGGCGCAACGCCCGCCGCGATCGCCGGCGACTGGCTGACGAGCATCTACGACCAGAATCCGACCGCGGGCATCGACAGCACCGCGCCGGATCTCGAACGCGAGACCGTCGCGCGGCTGCGCGAGCTGTTCGGGCTCTCCGACGCGCAGCAGGGCGTGCTCGTCAGCGGCGCGACGATGTCGAACCTCGTGGGCCTCGCGATCGGCCGCGAATGGCTCGGCGAGCGGTGCGATCCGCCTGTCGATGTCGCGGAAGACGGCGTCGGCAAGCTGCCGACGATCGATGTGCTGTCGGGCGCGCCGCACTCGAGCATCTACAAGGCGCTATCGGTGCTCGGCATCGGCCGCCGCGCGGTGCGGAAGATCCCGACGCTGAAAGACCGCGAAGCCGTCGACGTCGCCGCGCTCGAAGCGGCGCTCCGGCGTCTCGACGGCAAGCCGGCGATCGTCGTCGCGAACGCGGGCACCGTGAACACGGTCGACTACGACACGCTGCCGGCCATCGCCGCGCTCAAGTCGCGCTATCCGTTCTGGCTGCACGTCGACGCGGCGTTCGGCGCGTTCGCCGCGCTGTCGCCGGAGCACGCGTCGCTCACGCACGGTCTCGACGACGCCGACTCGATCTGCATCGACCTGCACAAATGGCTGAACGTGCCCTACGACGCCGCGGTGCAATTCAGCCGCCGTCGCGACCTGCAGGTGCGCGTGTTCCAGAACAGCGCCGCGTATCTCGGCGTCCCCGCCGACAATCCGGATTTCGTCCATCTGACGCCGGAGAATTCGCGGCGGCTGCGCGCGCTGTCGACGTGGTTCGCGCTCGCCGCGTACGGCCGCGACGGGCACGCGGAGATCGTCCGCCGCAACATCGCGCTCGCGCGCCGGCTCGGCCGCCTGATCGACGAACAGCCCGGCCTGACGCTCCTTGCGCCGACACGGCTCAACGTCGTGTGCTTCACGCTCGCCGAGCAGCCCGACGAGGCGCGCGTCAACGCGTACATGCGCGCGGTGCGCGACCTCGGCGACGCGTTCATCACGACGACGGTCTACGCGGGCACCTGGGGGCTGCGCGCGGCGTTCAGCAATTGGCGCACGGACGAGGACGACGTCGACCGGGTGTTCCGGTCGCTGGTCCGAGCGTTGGGTTGA
- a CDS encoding VOC family protein, which translates to MFGFAQMPAAFADADAGAAAAESARATAPARSVAVGPQYDTTHVYVAVSDLDAFVDSFVATFGGKASPRVSLTVTPTPSETLSQYVQTPVGMLSVFGFKTPIPYPFGDERTGYLVTDMDDAVKAARSAGADIVVDSFDDPIGRDAVIRWPGGVMMQLYWHRKAPSYAPLATVPDNRVYLSPYEADRFVKSWVRFSRGKVVSDNRHEDGGAIGRPGTEMRKIVIESAFGRVAAFVTDGKLPFPYGRETTGYAVDDLDATLEKAQAAGVKVLVRPYRARAARTAMLAFPGGYIAEVHDAK; encoded by the coding sequence ATGTTCGGCTTCGCGCAGATGCCCGCAGCCTTCGCGGACGCGGATGCGGGCGCCGCCGCCGCCGAGTCCGCGCGCGCGACCGCGCCGGCGCGGTCGGTCGCAGTCGGGCCGCAGTACGACACGACGCACGTCTACGTCGCGGTGTCCGATCTGGACGCGTTCGTCGACAGCTTCGTCGCGACGTTCGGCGGGAAGGCGTCGCCGCGCGTCTCGCTCACCGTCACGCCGACGCCGAGCGAGACGCTGTCGCAATACGTGCAGACGCCGGTGGGCATGCTGTCGGTGTTCGGATTCAAGACGCCGATTCCCTATCCGTTCGGCGACGAGCGGACGGGCTATTTGGTGACGGATATGGACGACGCGGTGAAGGCGGCGCGCTCGGCCGGCGCGGACATCGTCGTCGACTCGTTCGACGATCCGATCGGCCGCGACGCGGTGATCCGCTGGCCGGGCGGCGTGATGATGCAGCTCTATTGGCACCGGAAGGCGCCGTCTTACGCGCCGCTCGCGACGGTTCCCGACAATCGCGTCTATCTGTCGCCGTACGAGGCCGATCGTTTCGTCAAAAGCTGGGTTCGCTTTTCGCGCGGCAAGGTCGTCTCCGACAACCGTCATGAAGACGGCGGCGCGATCGGCCGGCCAGGCACGGAAATGCGCAAGATCGTGATCGAATCGGCCTTCGGCCGGGTCGCCGCGTTCGTGACCGACGGCAAGCTGCCGTTCCCGTACGGCCGCGAAACCACCGGCTATGCGGTCGACGATCTCGATGCGACGCTCGAGAAGGCGCAGGCGGCGGGCGTCAAGGTGCTGGTCCGGCCGTATCGCGCGCGCGCCGCACGCACCGCGATGCTCGCGTTCCCCGGCGGCTACATCGCCGAAGTGCACGACGCGAAATGA
- a CDS encoding (2Fe-2S)-binding protein: MIQLTVNGVTHALDIDPSTPLLYALRDDLNLHGAKFGCGLGQCGACTVIVGDQPVFSCLLPVASIGARPVRTIESLGSAERPGPLQKAFIDHQAAQCGYCIAGMIMRAQALLERNPKPTERELRAHMEPNLCRCGTHTRILAAIRQAAGIAPPPGAAAASAATNDQGAAHEA; encoded by the coding sequence ATGATTCAATTAACCGTGAACGGCGTCACGCACGCGCTCGACATCGATCCATCGACGCCGCTGCTCTATGCGCTGCGCGACGACCTGAACCTGCACGGCGCGAAGTTCGGCTGCGGCCTCGGACAATGCGGCGCGTGCACGGTCATCGTCGGCGACCAGCCCGTCTTCTCGTGCCTGCTGCCCGTCGCGTCGATCGGCGCGCGGCCGGTCAGAACGATCGAGAGTCTCGGCAGCGCCGAGCGGCCCGGGCCTTTGCAGAAGGCTTTCATCGACCATCAGGCCGCGCAGTGCGGCTACTGCATCGCCGGCATGATCATGCGCGCGCAGGCGCTGCTCGAACGCAATCCGAAGCCGACCGAGCGCGAACTGCGCGCGCACATGGAGCCGAACCTCTGCCGCTGCGGCACGCACACGCGGATCCTCGCCGCGATCCGCCAGGCGGCCGGCATCGCGCCGCCGCCCGGCGCCGCCGCCGCGAGCGCGGCCACGAACGACCAAGGAGCCGCGCATGAAGCATGA
- a CDS encoding PLP-dependent aminotransferase family protein, with protein sequence MAHARYKHLVDALAADIRSGRLPPGTRLPTHRRLAADEGLALVTATRVYAELEAMGLVSGETGRGTFVRETALPRGLGIDQHAAAAGMVDLGFNYPSLPEQAELLRSALRQLAASGDLDALLRYQPHGGRRHERASVARHLACRGLSVDAERVTIVSGAQHGLAATAMALLRPGDVVAADALTYPGFKIVAEAQHLELAPIPAAGQGPDLDALERLCQSRRVRAVYTMPTLHNPLGWVMSAHRRRRLVAIARRHGLLIIEDAAYAFLADDPPAPIAALAPEATVYVSGLSKSVATGLRVGFVAAPAQWVPAIERAIRGTTWNTPGVMTAIACGWLDDGTVARLEAQKRRDAAARQSIASDALAGLRCVRHPASYFLWLPLAEEARADQVAMALMREQVSVSTAEPFATSAHAPHAIRVALGSVDPETLRDALGKVRRVVDAHSH encoded by the coding sequence ATGGCCCACGCCCGCTACAAACACCTCGTCGACGCGCTCGCCGCCGACATTCGCTCGGGCCGCCTGCCGCCCGGCACGCGCCTGCCCACGCATCGCCGGCTCGCGGCCGACGAGGGCCTCGCGCTCGTCACCGCGACGCGCGTCTACGCGGAGCTCGAAGCGATGGGGCTCGTCAGCGGCGAAACCGGCCGCGGCACGTTCGTCCGGGAAACCGCGCTGCCGCGCGGGCTCGGCATCGATCAGCACGCGGCCGCAGCCGGCATGGTGGATCTCGGTTTCAACTATCCGTCGCTGCCCGAGCAGGCCGAGCTGCTGCGAAGCGCGCTGCGGCAGCTCGCGGCGTCCGGCGACCTCGATGCGCTGCTGCGCTACCAGCCTCACGGCGGACGGCGGCACGAGCGCGCGTCGGTCGCTCGCCATCTCGCCTGCCGCGGCCTGTCGGTCGACGCGGAGCGCGTGACGATCGTCAGCGGCGCGCAGCACGGGCTCGCCGCGACGGCCATGGCGCTCTTGCGCCCCGGCGACGTCGTCGCGGCCGACGCGCTGACCTATCCGGGCTTCAAGATCGTGGCCGAGGCGCAGCATCTCGAGCTCGCGCCGATTCCGGCGGCCGGCCAGGGGCCCGATCTCGACGCGCTCGAGCGGCTCTGCCAAAGCCGCCGCGTGCGTGCGGTGTACACGATGCCGACGCTGCACAACCCGCTCGGCTGGGTGATGAGCGCACATCGGCGGCGGCGGCTCGTCGCGATTGCGCGCCGCCACGGACTGCTGATCATCGAGGACGCCGCGTACGCATTCCTCGCCGACGACCCGCCCGCGCCGATCGCGGCGCTCGCGCCGGAGGCGACCGTCTACGTCTCGGGGCTGTCGAAGAGCGTCGCGACCGGGCTGCGCGTCGGCTTCGTCGCGGCGCCCGCGCAGTGGGTGCCGGCGATCGAGCGCGCGATTAGGGGCACCACGTGGAACACGCCCGGCGTGATGACGGCGATCGCCTGCGGCTGGCTCGACGACGGGACCGTCGCGCGCCTCGAAGCGCAGAAGCGCCGCGATGCGGCCGCCCGGCAATCGATCGCGAGCGACGCGCTCGCCGGACTGCGGTGCGTCCGTCATCCGGCATCGTATTTCCTGTGGCTGCCGCTCGCCGAAGAAGCGCGCGCCGACCAGGTGGCGATGGCGTTGATGCGCGAGCAAGTCTCGGTGTCGACCGCCGAGCCGTTCGCGACGTCCGCGCACGCGCCGCATGCGATTCGCGTCGCGCTCGGATCCGTGGATCCGGAAACGCTGCGCGACGCGTTGGGCAAGGTCAGGCGGGTGGTCGATGCGCATTCGCATTAA
- a CDS encoding DJ-1/PfpI family protein yields MHIAILTFEGFNELDSLIALGILNCVKKPGWRVSIASPTARVRSMNGVAIEAQASLRDASDADAVLVGSGARTREVVADAALIAQLRLDPSRQLLGAQCSGTLVLAKLGLLDGVPACTDLTTKPWVQEAGVDVLNRPFFANGNVATAGGCLASHYLAAWVIARLEGREAAERALHYVAPVGEKDDYVSRAMKHVAPFLTEASTAA; encoded by the coding sequence ATGCATATCGCAATCCTGACTTTCGAGGGCTTCAACGAGCTCGACTCGCTGATCGCGCTCGGCATCCTCAACTGCGTGAAGAAGCCGGGCTGGCGCGTGTCGATCGCGAGTCCGACCGCCCGCGTCCGGTCGATGAACGGCGTCGCGATCGAAGCGCAGGCGTCGCTGCGCGACGCGAGCGATGCCGATGCGGTCCTCGTCGGCAGCGGCGCGCGGACGCGCGAAGTCGTCGCCGACGCCGCGCTGATCGCGCAGCTTCGGCTCGATCCGTCGCGGCAGCTATTGGGCGCGCAGTGCTCGGGCACGCTCGTGCTCGCGAAGCTGGGGTTGCTCGACGGCGTGCCGGCGTGCACCGATCTCACGACGAAGCCGTGGGTGCAGGAAGCCGGCGTCGACGTGCTGAACCGGCCGTTTTTCGCGAACGGCAACGTCGCGACGGCGGGCGGCTGTCTTGCGTCGCACTATCTTGCCGCGTGGGTCATCGCGCGTCTCGAAGGGCGGGAAGCCGCGGAGCGCGCGCTGCATTACGTCGCGCCGGTCGGCGAGAAGGACGATTACGTGTCGCGGGCGATGAAGCATGTCGCGCCGTTTCTGACGGAAGCGTCGACGGCCGCGTGA
- a CDS encoding HD domain-containing protein produces MTRRVAGIEIPDSGIACAATARMRCAEAGWMFDHAVRSFLFGMLAGRRDRIACNAELLYVAALFHNAGLHIEHRHSARRFEIDGADAARDFLRRHGASEADAADVWDAIALHTTPGIAEHKSPLVAMMHAGVQMDVRGLGYASFDPDARDAIVRAYPRDPGFKESILEAYALGIAHRPHTTFGTVSADVLDRWDPNYRRLNFCGLVLGSDWPD; encoded by the coding sequence ATGACCCGGCGCGTTGCGGGGATCGAGATTCCCGACAGTGGAATCGCGTGTGCGGCGACCGCGCGGATGCGTTGCGCGGAGGCGGGATGGATGTTCGACCATGCGGTCCGGAGCTTTCTGTTCGGGATGCTCGCCGGGCGGCGCGACCGGATCGCGTGCAATGCGGAGCTGCTCTATGTCGCCGCGCTGTTCCACAACGCCGGGCTGCACATCGAGCATCGGCATTCGGCGCGCCGGTTCGAGATCGACGGCGCCGACGCCGCACGCGATTTCCTGCGTCGGCACGGCGCGAGCGAGGCCGACGCCGCCGACGTGTGGGACGCGATCGCACTGCATACGACGCCGGGCATCGCGGAGCACAAGTCGCCGCTCGTCGCGATGATGCACGCCGGCGTGCAGATGGACGTGCGCGGCCTTGGCTACGCGAGCTTCGATCCGGACGCGCGCGATGCGATCGTCCGCGCGTATCCGCGCGATCCGGGCTTCAAGGAAAGCATCCTCGAAGCATATGCGCTCGGGATCGCGCACCGGCCGCACACGACGTTCGGCACGGTCAGCGCGGACGTGCTCGATCGCTGGGACCCGAACTATCGCCGGCTGAATTTCTGCGGACTCGTCCTCGGGTCCGACTGGCCGGACTGA
- a CDS encoding alpha/beta fold hydrolase produces the protein MDTITTKDGTRIFYKDWGKGRPVVFSHGWPLNADAWDAQMPFLAQRGFRVIAHDRRGHGRSEQPAAGNDMDTYADDLAALLDALDLREATLVGHSTGGGEVAHYIGRHGTKRVAKVVLIGAVPPIMLKTATNPGGLPMDVFDGIRKGVADNRSQFYRDLATPFFGFNRPDAKVSQGTIDAFWAQGMTGGILGQYACIREFSEVDYTEDLKKIDVPTLILHGDDDQIVPIDDSARLSAKIVGRATLKVYPGAPHGMCVTHADRVNADLLAFLES, from the coding sequence ATGGACACGATCACGACGAAAGACGGTACGCGAATCTTCTACAAGGACTGGGGCAAAGGGCGCCCGGTCGTGTTCTCGCACGGCTGGCCGCTGAACGCGGATGCTTGGGACGCGCAGATGCCGTTCCTCGCGCAGCGCGGCTTTCGCGTGATCGCGCACGATCGCCGCGGCCACGGCCGCTCCGAGCAACCGGCGGCGGGCAACGACATGGACACCTACGCGGACGATCTCGCCGCGCTGCTCGATGCGCTCGACCTGCGCGAGGCGACGCTCGTCGGGCATTCGACGGGCGGCGGCGAAGTCGCGCACTACATCGGGCGCCACGGCACGAAGCGCGTCGCGAAGGTGGTGCTGATCGGCGCGGTGCCGCCGATCATGCTGAAGACCGCCACGAATCCGGGCGGCCTGCCGATGGACGTATTCGATGGCATCCGCAAGGGCGTCGCCGACAACCGCTCGCAGTTCTACCGCGATCTCGCGACGCCGTTCTTCGGCTTCAACCGGCCGGACGCGAAGGTGTCGCAAGGCACGATCGACGCGTTCTGGGCACAGGGGATGACGGGCGGGATTCTCGGTCAGTACGCGTGCATTCGCGAATTCTCCGAAGTGGATTACACGGAAGACCTGAAGAAGATCGACGTGCCGACGCTGATCCTGCACGGCGACGACGACCAGATCGTGCCGATCGACGATTCCGCGCGCCTGTCCGCGAAGATCGTCGGGCGCGCGACGCTGAAGGTGTATCCCGGCGCGCCACACGGGATGTGCGTCACGCATGCGGATCGGGTCAACGCAGATTTGCTCGCGTTCCTCGAGTCGTAA